In Flavobacterium sp., a single window of DNA contains:
- a CDS encoding response regulator, producing the protein MPQKNNLHIIIAEDDFDDADVICDTFNNNPNFGKVSLVNNGEELLNYLKDTTNENPDVILTDINMPIIDGIEALQQILNNSALKDIPCFVYSTSINPSYKEKCDVLGVKAYLIKPYSFEAFAEIPKTILSIIEA; encoded by the coding sequence ATGCCACAAAAAAACAATCTACATATCATAATCGCCGAAGATGACTTTGATGACGCAGACGTAATCTGCGATACCTTCAACAACAATCCCAATTTCGGGAAAGTAAGCCTTGTAAACAATGGCGAAGAACTGCTCAATTACCTAAAAGACACCACAAACGAAAATCCCGACGTAATCCTGACCGATATCAACATGCCTATAATCGACGGCATCGAAGCCTTACAGCAAATTCTAAACAATTCTGCTTTAAAAGATATTCCGTGTTTTGTTTATTCTACGAGCATAAATCCCTCATACAAAGAAAAATGCGACGTTCTGGGCGTAAAAGCTTATCTTATAAAACCGTATTCTTTTGAGGCTTTCGCCGAAATTCCAAAGACAATTTTGAGTATTATTGAAGCTTAA
- a CDS encoding circadian clock KaiB family protein yields MEDSADGTSTTKHKFLLFVSGMSVKSGHAIENLRKICDTYLNDNYELEIIDITRDKEQAVIHQIVAIPTLIKIYPEPKRIILGDLSDKEKVLYILNIGT; encoded by the coding sequence ATGGAAGATTCAGCTGATGGCACAAGTACAACCAAACATAAGTTCCTGCTTTTTGTTTCAGGTATGTCTGTTAAATCAGGACATGCAATCGAAAATTTACGCAAAATATGCGACACTTATCTCAATGATAATTACGAATTAGAAATTATAGATATTACCCGTGACAAGGAACAAGCTGTAATTCATCAAATTGTAGCGATACCAACATTAATCAAAATATATCCGGAACCAAAACGAATAATTCTGGGTGATTTATCAGATAAAGAAAAGGTTTTATACATACTAAACATAGGGACATAA
- a CDS encoding AAA family ATPase, protein MNIFFGKISQKFDTVQLKEGYYSAPKDSSWFGELELGDYVYMIGGEKIQFWKAEEWGLKNDRESLIFEIINPDLGINGSQLIALKFLKFTRSLAVMSSRSARNKAFFKLELNKEISIADLSNSDFYKSQDLYRSIRIIKQEEVIENSEDIQLIYENSILQLVDNNFIEESTKKDFIDNLDKKGKGAKMKDNVLDFFSNAVNNLPTEITYKQIGLRSFYDTFFCNYKDKSIEENSEPKYWLYAPGENATKWDEFYTEGIMALGWDDIGTLEQYKTKREINDALVNQYGGNEDKKNDVAANDNFINKLDIEDVIIVKKGRGELLGYGIVSSEYYFDEKRDNYKHCRKVNWSLKGNWKLNFSLVLKTLTDITRYSTDDPRYSYYYQLLLAIMEGHDKNDIQSITKREDQKQIVSLNQILYGPPGTGKTYELQQIIKDWGLDEKAGNEKDYNSFVKNYTWWQIIALVLTEKGKTIVPELAKHPLIIAKLGSSNIKSLNTRLWSSLQNHTVDNCANVKLVKRIGNKVFYKEKNSEWRLDNVSEFQAEFASIIEDYEEFKTSDNIKTKDYTFTTCHQSLSYEDFIEGIKPNLDDSSKLEAEDGESKNLTYEIRKGIFYNACEKAVQKAGFINLKDCLDKTKEERRIAFEEACLKGDIHVLFLDEINRCNVSGVFGELITIIEEDKRLGSKNEISDIILPYSQDQFGVPPNLYIIGTMNTADRSVEALDSALRRRFSFTELMPQAELLKDISFSNFNLQEVLEAINGRIEILLDRDHTIGHSYFLNVESGETENLQKVFENCIIPLLQEYFYHDYEKIALILGEGFVECIETSENLVVFAKFSKAIDIPNISRSFKLKKDIKNIENSITLLLNR, encoded by the coding sequence ATGAATATATTTTTTGGCAAAATTTCACAAAAATTTGATACAGTTCAATTAAAAGAAGGTTACTACTCTGCACCAAAAGATTCATCTTGGTTTGGTGAACTAGAATTAGGTGATTATGTTTATATGATTGGAGGCGAAAAAATACAATTTTGGAAAGCGGAAGAATGGGGACTTAAAAATGACAGAGAGTCTTTAATTTTTGAAATTATAAATCCTGATTTAGGAATTAATGGTTCACAATTAATAGCATTAAAATTTCTCAAATTTACGAGATCATTAGCTGTAATGTCATCTAGGTCAGCTAGAAATAAAGCCTTCTTCAAATTAGAATTGAATAAAGAAATTTCTATAGCAGATTTATCAAATTCTGATTTTTATAAGAGTCAAGATTTATACAGATCAATCAGAATTATTAAACAAGAGGAAGTAATTGAAAATTCAGAAGATATTCAATTGATTTATGAAAACTCGATTCTTCAACTTGTTGATAATAATTTTATTGAGGAATCAACAAAAAAAGACTTTATAGATAATCTAGATAAGAAAGGTAAAGGAGCAAAAATGAAAGATAATGTATTAGATTTTTTTTCTAATGCAGTAAATAACCTTCCAACAGAAATAACATATAAACAAATTGGGTTAAGGAGTTTTTATGATACATTTTTTTGCAATTATAAAGATAAGAGTATTGAAGAAAACTCAGAACCTAAATACTGGCTATATGCACCTGGCGAAAATGCAACTAAATGGGATGAATTTTATACAGAAGGCATCATGGCACTTGGATGGGATGATATTGGAACTTTAGAACAATATAAGACCAAGCGTGAAATTAATGACGCCTTAGTAAATCAATATGGCGGTAATGAAGACAAAAAAAATGATGTTGCGGCAAATGATAATTTTATTAACAAACTTGATATAGAAGATGTAATCATTGTAAAAAAAGGAAGAGGTGAATTACTCGGTTACGGAATTGTATCTTCAGAATATTATTTTGATGAAAAAAGAGATAATTATAAACATTGCAGGAAGGTAAATTGGTCTTTAAAAGGTAACTGGAAATTAAATTTTAGTTTAGTTTTAAAAACTTTGACCGATATCACTAGGTACTCTACTGACGACCCAAGATATTCATATTATTATCAACTTTTATTAGCTATCATGGAAGGCCATGATAAGAATGATATTCAATCAATTACTAAAAGGGAAGATCAAAAACAGATCGTATCACTTAATCAAATTCTCTACGGGCCTCCGGGAACAGGAAAAACTTATGAACTTCAGCAAATTATAAAAGATTGGGGGTTAGATGAAAAAGCAGGGAATGAAAAAGATTATAATTCTTTTGTTAAAAACTATACTTGGTGGCAAATAATTGCTTTAGTATTGACTGAAAAAGGTAAAACTATTGTGCCAGAATTAGCTAAACATCCTTTAATTATTGCAAAATTAGGATCTAGTAATATTAAAAGTTTAAACACTAGATTATGGAGTAGTCTGCAAAATCACACAGTTGATAATTGTGCTAATGTAAAGCTAGTAAAACGAATTGGAAATAAAGTTTTTTACAAAGAAAAAAATTCTGAGTGGAGATTAGACAATGTAAGTGAATTTCAAGCTGAGTTTGCCTCTATTATTGAAGATTATGAAGAGTTTAAGACAAGCGATAATATCAAAACTAAGGATTATACATTTACAACTTGTCATCAAAGTTTGAGCTATGAAGACTTTATAGAAGGGATAAAACCTAATCTTGACGATTCAAGTAAATTGGAAGCTGAAGATGGGGAATCTAAAAATTTAACCTATGAAATTAGAAAAGGTATTTTTTACAACGCATGCGAAAAAGCAGTTCAAAAAGCAGGTTTTATTAATCTAAAAGATTGTCTAGATAAGACAAAAGAAGAAAGGCGAATAGCTTTTGAAGAAGCATGTTTAAAGGGGGATATTCATGTATTATTTTTAGATGAAATTAATCGATGTAATGTTTCAGGCGTTTTTGGAGAATTAATTACTATTATAGAAGAAGACAAACGATTAGGAAGTAAAAATGAAATTAGTGATATAATTTTGCCTTACAGTCAAGATCAATTTGGAGTTCCACCAAATTTATATATCATTGGCACGATGAATACAGCTGACAGAAGTGTTGAAGCCTTAGATTCTGCGCTTAGGAGACGTTTTTCATTTACAGAATTAATGCCTCAAGCAGAGTTATTAAAAGACATTTCATTTTCCAACTTTAATCTACAAGAAGTTCTGGAAGCAATTAATGGAAGAATTGAAATTTTATTAGATAGAGATCATACTATTGGGCATTCTTATTTCTTAAATGTAGAATCTGGCGAGACTGAAAATCTTCAAAAAGTTTTCGAAAATTGTATTATCCCTTTACTTCAAGAATATTTTTATCATGACTATGAAAAAATTGCTTTGATTCTAGGAGAAGGTTTTGTAGAATGTATTGAAACATCTGAAAATTTAGTTGTTTTTGCCAAATTTTCTAAAGCTATTGATATTCCAAATATTTCAAGAAGTTTCAAATTAAAAAAGGATATTAAAAACATAGAAAACTCTATTACTTTATTATTAAATAGATAA
- a CDS encoding circadian clock KaiB family protein, whose product MKKEVTAEWQLLLYIAGQTPKSIKALENIKKYAEEYLKGKYSIEIIDLLKNPQLAEGDQILAVPTLVRKFPEPIRKIIGDLSNEERVLVGLNIKPINK is encoded by the coding sequence ATGAAAAAAGAAGTCACAGCCGAATGGCAGTTATTGCTTTACATAGCTGGCCAAACGCCAAAATCGATCAAGGCACTTGAAAACATAAAAAAGTACGCCGAAGAATATCTTAAAGGAAAATACAGCATCGAGATTATCGATTTGCTGAAGAATCCGCAATTGGCAGAAGGCGATCAAATCTTGGCTGTACCAACTCTGGTGAGAAAATTTCCAGAACCAATTCGCAAAATAATTGGTGATCTTTCAAACGAAGAAAGAGTACTTGTAGGACTTAATATTAAACCTATAAACAAGTAA
- the kaiC gene encoding circadian clock protein KaiC: MLQEKTKSHHFIFPKTPTGVDGLDEITEGGFPKGRPTLICGGAGCGKTLLSMQFLIRGITEYDEPGVFMSFEEPSDDLTLNVKSLGFDLEQLKKNKKLIVDHVRVERSEIEEAGEYDLDGLFIRLGHAIDSIKATRVVLDTIESLFSGLDNQAILRAELRRLFHWLKSKGVTAVITGERGEATLTRQGLEEYVSDCVIVLDHRVIEQVSTRRLRIVKYRGSTHGTNEYPFLIDEDGISVLPITSLKLDNEVSSDVISTGVPGLNEMFLGGGFYRGSNILISGTAGTAKTTIASYFANQQCENKERTIYFAFEESPHQLVRNMKSIGIDLEKHIKKGLLQIHSSRPSLNGLELHLLTLRKLIKEFSPTTIVIDPISNLISVGSEHEVRSMLVRLIDMLKANNITALFTSLNKQTENFRPDLAEESVSSLVDTWITVRDMEGIGERNRGIFIVKARGMGHSNQVREFVITSNGIELLDVELGPQGILTGAARQTQKLKKTISDIKLQNEISRKDREIERKRKVLEANIEALKTEFESAEEELSILKATEELQAKLTSKKK; the protein is encoded by the coding sequence ATGTTGCAGGAAAAAACAAAATCACATCATTTTATATTTCCAAAAACTCCAACCGGAGTCGACGGACTGGACGAAATTACAGAAGGCGGTTTCCCAAAAGGACGCCCTACTTTAATTTGCGGCGGTGCCGGATGTGGAAAAACATTATTGTCAATGCAGTTCCTTATTAGAGGAATTACAGAGTATGATGAACCCGGAGTTTTCATGTCTTTTGAAGAGCCTTCTGATGATCTTACTCTAAATGTAAAATCTCTTGGCTTTGACCTTGAACAACTTAAAAAAAATAAAAAACTCATAGTAGATCATGTTCGTGTCGAAAGATCAGAAATTGAAGAAGCCGGAGAATACGATCTTGATGGTTTATTTATACGTTTAGGACACGCTATCGATTCTATAAAAGCAACCCGTGTTGTATTAGACACCATAGAATCTCTATTTTCGGGTCTTGATAATCAGGCGATTTTGAGAGCCGAGTTACGAAGATTATTTCATTGGCTTAAATCAAAAGGCGTAACGGCAGTTATAACAGGCGAACGTGGAGAAGCAACTCTTACTCGACAAGGTTTAGAAGAATATGTTTCTGACTGTGTTATTGTTCTCGACCATCGTGTTATTGAACAGGTTTCAACCCGAAGATTGCGAATTGTAAAATACAGAGGTTCAACACACGGAACTAATGAATATCCGTTTTTAATTGATGAAGACGGAATTTCGGTACTTCCTATTACTTCATTAAAATTAGACAATGAGGTTTCTTCAGATGTAATTTCAACCGGAGTTCCCGGATTAAATGAAATGTTTCTCGGCGGCGGGTTTTACCGCGGAAGCAATATCTTGATTTCCGGAACAGCTGGAACGGCAAAAACGACTATTGCCAGTTATTTTGCCAATCAGCAATGCGAAAACAAAGAAAGAACTATTTATTTCGCTTTTGAAGAATCTCCGCATCAATTAGTTCGTAACATGAAATCAATCGGAATTGATCTCGAAAAACACATCAAAAAGGGTTTATTGCAAATTCATTCTTCACGTCCCTCTTTGAATGGTCTTGAACTGCATTTGCTTACGCTTAGAAAATTAATCAAAGAATTTAGTCCAACTACAATAGTTATAGATCCCATTAGTAATCTGATTTCTGTGGGAAGCGAGCACGAAGTTCGTTCTATGCTTGTACGATTAATCGATATGCTTAAAGCCAATAATATTACGGCCTTGTTTACATCATTAAATAAACAAACCGAAAATTTCAGGCCAGACCTTGCCGAAGAATCAGTTTCATCATTAGTTGATACCTGGATAACGGTGCGCGATATGGAAGGAATTGGCGAAAGAAACCGTGGAATTTTTATTGTAAAAGCCCGCGGAATGGGACATTCTAACCAAGTTAGAGAATTTGTGATTACAAGTAACGGAATCGAATTACTCGATGTAGAATTAGGTCCGCAGGGAATTTTGACAGGAGCTGCGAGACAAACACAAAAATTGAAAAAAACAATTTCAGATATTAAACTTCAAAATGAAATCAGTCGTAAAGACCGTGAAATTGAACGTAAACGTAAAGTTCTCGAAGCGAATATAGAAGCATTAAAAACCGAATTCGAATCGGCAGAAGAAGAACTGAGCATATTAAAAGCAACAGAAGAACTACAGGCAAAACTGACTTCTAAAAAAAAGTAA
- a CDS encoding ATP-binding protein, whose product MKSKELNIESLLSEIESLREELFEANSIVNAIKQGDVDALIVTSNGVPQLYSLETADYTYRLLIEKFGQGALSISRNGLILYCNDYFSELVGIPSEQITGTYLNEYFDNPTQFVQLIQALRYGITTHEILFKSNNNKKTFPAYIALTDLEPSVEAIGIVITDLTEKKKHEEALLHHQQELEEKIKELNRINTNLEEFIHVISHDLKEPLRKIVMNTSRIDGSYLKEADTKAINVMKLSALRLNSLVDDLVQYSSHTAQEERTKINLKTIISEVIEDFEIIISDKKAKIETGDLPIIKASRVQMRQLFSNLISNSIKYCKTGINPIIEIFQAEDGDSEVPNQNTKFVKIQIKDNGIGMEENHLSKIFTIFQRLHARNEYSGNGIGLAICKKIMENHSGNITVESKLNEGTTFNLYFPIV is encoded by the coding sequence TTGAAGAGCAAAGAATTAAATATAGAATCATTATTATCCGAAATAGAATCATTAAGAGAAGAACTTTTTGAGGCTAATAGTATTGTCAATGCCATAAAACAAGGTGATGTCGATGCCCTCATAGTTACCAGTAATGGAGTTCCTCAATTGTATTCTCTTGAAACGGCCGATTATACGTACAGACTTTTGATAGAAAAGTTTGGACAAGGTGCGCTTAGTATTTCGCGAAACGGGCTCATATTGTACTGCAACGACTATTTTTCTGAATTAGTTGGTATTCCGTCAGAACAGATTACGGGAACGTATTTAAACGAATATTTCGATAATCCCACACAGTTTGTTCAGCTTATTCAGGCTTTGCGATACGGAATTACGACGCATGAAATTCTTTTTAAATCAAATAATAATAAAAAAACTTTTCCGGCTTATATCGCTTTAACAGATCTCGAACCTTCGGTAGAAGCCATTGGAATCGTAATTACCGATTTAACCGAAAAGAAAAAACACGAAGAAGCCCTGCTCCATCATCAGCAGGAACTGGAAGAAAAAATCAAGGAATTAAACCGAATCAATACCAATCTCGAAGAATTTATTCACGTTATTTCGCACGATTTAAAAGAACCTCTCCGAAAAATTGTAATGAACACAAGCCGAATCGACGGAAGTTATTTAAAAGAAGCTGATACTAAAGCTATAAATGTCATGAAATTGTCAGCTTTGCGTTTAAATTCGCTTGTTGATGATTTAGTTCAGTATTCATCGCACACTGCGCAGGAAGAACGAACCAAAATAAACCTAAAAACCATCATTTCTGAAGTTATTGAGGATTTTGAAATTATAATTTCTGATAAAAAAGCCAAAATTGAAACAGGAGATTTACCCATAATAAAAGCTTCCAGAGTTCAAATGCGACAGCTTTTCTCCAATCTTATTTCTAATTCTATTAAATATTGCAAAACCGGAATTAATCCAATAATAGAAATTTTTCAGGCAGAAGATGGAGATTCCGAAGTGCCAAATCAAAACACTAAATTCGTAAAGATCCAAATAAAAGACAATGGTATAGGAATGGAAGAGAATCATTTGTCTAAAATCTTTACCATTTTTCAGCGCCTTCATGCCCGAAACGAATATTCAGGAAACGGAATTGGTCTTGCTATTTGCAAAAAAATCATGGAAAACCATTCCGGAAACATAACCGTCGAAAGCAAACTCAACGAAGGCACAACATTTAATCTTTACTTTCCAATTGTATAA